One stretch of Priestia megaterium DNA includes these proteins:
- the mreD gene encoding rod shape-determining protein MreD has product MKRFVLPILVLVVFMFESIFVNFVAMASPWRDWILSPHFVVVVLAFMSVYYHPKQAMLYGVILGFMYDIAFTDVLGVYALGLPAVCYIVSKLMKIFQQNTLIVICMSLLAVAIIEFYVYGINSIINISDMTIGRFLQERFYATIILNAIFALIFAFPLQRCFQYFAKFIDER; this is encoded by the coding sequence ATGAAGCGGTTTGTCCTTCCTATTCTCGTGCTTGTCGTTTTTATGTTTGAAAGTATCTTTGTTAATTTTGTCGCCATGGCATCACCATGGCGAGACTGGATTCTATCGCCTCACTTTGTTGTAGTGGTACTGGCTTTTATGTCAGTGTACTATCACCCAAAGCAAGCGATGCTATATGGGGTAATCCTTGGATTCATGTACGATATTGCCTTTACGGATGTCTTGGGAGTATACGCGCTTGGATTGCCGGCCGTATGCTATATCGTATCAAAACTAATGAAGATTTTTCAGCAAAATACGCTTATCGTAATCTGCATGTCGCTATTAGCTGTAGCCATTATTGAGTTTTATGTATATGGAATTAATAGCATTATTAATATATCCGATATGACCATTGGTCGCTTCTTGCAAGAGCGATTTTACGCAACCATCATTTTAAATGCCATATTTGCACTCATTTTTGCATTTCCGCTTCAAAGATGTTTTCAATATTTCGCTAAATTTATCGATGAACGCTGA